The proteins below are encoded in one region of Syntrophotalea carbinolica DSM 2380:
- a CDS encoding formate/nitrite transporter family protein: MSNFAPPAELAKSFIAIGKAKANNTTVKLFVLGILAGVFIGFAAHLATTVATGAWTVFGLKKFFIGAVFSVGLMLVMIPGSELFTGNNMMTVALFNKDITLAQMLRNWVIVYFGNFVGSIALAWMIGSASGLLDGAVGATAIKIAFGKVTAGGDAHISMYFWRAIGCNWLVCLAVMMAIAAKDIAGKVLAIFFPIMAFVTSGFEHCVANMYFIPAGIFAKSSAAAVAASGKSAEALAGLNWSTMWTSNLLIVTAGNIVGGAVLCGVVYWWAFVRGTTQQAEAVAAKSTAKAI, encoded by the coding sequence ATGTCTAACTTCGCACCACCTGCGGAACTGGCCAAGTCTTTCATTGCCATCGGCAAGGCAAAGGCTAACAACACCACCGTAAAACTTTTTGTACTCGGCATTCTTGCAGGTGTCTTCATCGGCTTTGCCGCACACCTTGCCACCACTGTCGCCACCGGCGCCTGGACCGTTTTCGGCCTGAAAAAATTCTTCATCGGCGCGGTCTTCAGCGTAGGACTTATGTTGGTCATGATTCCCGGTTCGGAACTCTTTACCGGCAACAACATGATGACCGTTGCTCTGTTCAACAAAGACATCACCCTGGCGCAGATGCTGCGCAACTGGGTCATTGTCTACTTCGGCAACTTCGTCGGTTCCATCGCCCTGGCCTGGATGATCGGCAGCGCCAGCGGCCTGCTCGACGGCGCCGTCGGTGCTACCGCCATCAAGATTGCTTTCGGCAAAGTCACCGCCGGCGGCGATGCACACATCAGCATGTACTTCTGGCGCGCCATCGGCTGTAACTGGCTGGTCTGCCTGGCCGTTATGATGGCTATCGCAGCCAAGGACATCGCCGGCAAAGTACTGGCGATCTTCTTCCCCATCATGGCGTTCGTCACCTCCGGTTTTGAGCACTGCGTGGCCAACATGTACTTCATCCCTGCCGGTATCTTCGCCAAGTCCTCCGCTGCTGCCGTGGCAGCTTCCGGCAAATCCGCCGAAGCCCTCGCCGGCCTCAACTGGAGCACCATGTGGACCAGCAATCTGCTGATCGTTACCGCCGGCAACATCGTTGGCGGAGCCGTTCTGTGCGGTGTCGTTTACTGGTGGGCTTTCGTCCGCGGTACGACCCAGCAAGCTGAAGCAGTTGCAGCCAAATCGACGGCTAAAGCTATCTAA
- a CDS encoding molybdenum cofactor guanylyltransferase, translated as MKFGSAVILAGGKSRRMGFDKQFLQVKNHYLLCHHGEQLAALFDKIIVVSNTPELYRETPFVVVSDEIRDKGPLGGIHIGLKTAVSDYVYFLACDMPNINLDYIRYMRQCLESSPARACITRFGDWIEPFNAFYSRDLVAAIEDYLGAGHHSLFRFLKSLATHYVSEQQARHFSPDWRMFLNLNTREDFEKWRRQGPGLGFHAPSCAASR; from the coding sequence ATGAAATTCGGCAGCGCAGTGATTCTGGCCGGTGGCAAGAGCCGTCGGATGGGTTTCGACAAACAATTTTTGCAGGTAAAAAATCACTACCTGCTTTGCCATCACGGAGAGCAGCTTGCGGCGCTTTTCGACAAGATTATCGTTGTCAGCAATACGCCGGAACTCTATCGTGAAACACCCTTTGTCGTGGTTAGCGATGAGATCCGCGATAAAGGGCCGCTGGGCGGGATTCATATCGGTCTGAAGACAGCCGTCTCGGACTATGTTTATTTCCTGGCCTGCGATATGCCCAATATTAATCTGGATTATATTCGTTATATGCGGCAATGCCTTGAAAGCAGCCCGGCTCGTGCCTGTATCACGCGTTTCGGAGACTGGATCGAACCTTTCAATGCTTTCTACTCACGCGATCTGGTCGCGGCGATTGAGGATTATCTCGGCGCCGGGCACCATTCCCTGTTCCGGTTTCTCAAAAGCCTGGCCACGCACTATGTTTCGGAGCAACAGGCCAGGCACTTCAGTCCCGATTGGCGGATGTTTCTCAATCTCAACACCCGCGAGGATTTCGAAAAATGGCGGCGTCAGGGCCCCGGTCTGGGATTCCATGCGCCGTCATGCGCCGCTTCCCGGTGA
- the fdhD gene encoding formate dehydrogenase accessory sulfurtransferase FdhD — MAADREQREFDILQYRQGQIRQVTDVVAEEYDLAIQVNGKDFITLLCTPRSLENLVVGFLFSEGVIQSRDELESLSVDVERKQAQVTLENKDAFMLAGDQLFAQKTVTTACGKGRSMLYLADFGDLADRIEGNFTFQATHILDLMAQFNRQSQLFLDTGGVHSCALSDGSGILVFEEDIGRHNALDKILGYAMLQGISLQDKMVLTSGRISSEIVGKVARRGIPAIVSRSAPTSAAIEQAQALGMTLVGFARGGKFNVYTHFDALCSE; from the coding sequence ATGGCAGCAGACAGGGAACAACGAGAATTCGATATCCTGCAATACCGGCAGGGGCAGATCCGTCAGGTTACGGATGTGGTGGCTGAGGAATACGATCTGGCGATTCAGGTCAACGGTAAGGATTTCATCACATTGCTGTGTACGCCCCGTTCCCTGGAAAACCTGGTGGTCGGCTTTCTGTTCTCCGAAGGGGTTATTCAGAGTCGCGACGAACTGGAAAGCCTGAGTGTCGATGTCGAACGGAAACAGGCGCAGGTGACCCTGGAAAACAAGGATGCGTTTATGCTGGCCGGAGATCAGCTCTTTGCCCAGAAGACCGTCACCACCGCTTGCGGCAAAGGGCGATCCATGTTGTACCTGGCCGATTTCGGTGACCTTGCCGACCGTATCGAGGGTAACTTCACATTTCAGGCCACCCATATCCTCGATCTGATGGCTCAGTTCAACAGGCAATCTCAGCTGTTTCTGGATACGGGCGGAGTGCATAGTTGCGCGCTTTCCGACGGTTCCGGAATCCTGGTTTTCGAAGAGGATATCGGCCGGCACAATGCCCTGGATAAGATTCTGGGCTATGCCATGCTGCAGGGTATATCGTTACAGGATAAAATGGTTCTGACCAGCGGCAGGATTTCCAGCGAAATTGTCGGTAAAGTGGCCCGGCGCGGTATCCCTGCTATTGTTTCCCGTTCCGCACCGACCAGTGCCGCCATTGAGCAGGCCCAGGCGCTGGGAATGACCCTGGTCGGTTTTGCCCGTGGCGGCAAGTTTAATGTCTATACCCACTTTGATGCTCTGTGCAGTGAGTGA
- a CDS encoding cysteine desulfurase family protein gives MSHEPIYLDCHATTPVDPRVLEDMLPYFTAQCGNPAMSEHRHGEVAHRAVEQARQTVAESLGCRSGREIVFTGGATEANNMALFGALGACSGKRHVIASAIEHASVLAPLARLENFGVEVTLLPVDSCGRIDPECLRRALRPETRLVSVMFANNEIGTLQPVADIGRICREAGILFHCDAAQAVGHEPLDVEQLHIDLLSFCAHKFYGPKGIGGLYIRDTVATAHWQPILYGGGQEQGLRPGTLNVPAIVGMASALRLCMTEMDENQRNLREASGELFARLQRAFPQLRMNGDAEHKLARNLSITIPGIEASALMLLLKDTLSFSAGSACSSSDTKPSHVLRAIGLSDEECFQTIRLGLRPGVAIDKIARLLQRGIAAAPSFID, from the coding sequence TTGAGTCACGAACCTATTTATCTCGATTGTCATGCCACCACCCCGGTGGATCCCCGGGTGCTCGAAGACATGCTGCCCTATTTTACCGCTCAGTGCGGCAATCCGGCCATGTCGGAGCATAGACATGGCGAGGTCGCGCATCGGGCCGTAGAGCAGGCGCGACAAACTGTCGCCGAGTCCCTCGGTTGTCGTTCCGGGCGCGAGATTGTTTTTACCGGCGGCGCTACCGAGGCCAATAATATGGCACTGTTCGGAGCTTTGGGAGCCTGTAGCGGCAAACGCCATGTTATCGCTTCGGCCATTGAGCATGCCTCGGTGCTGGCGCCGCTGGCCCGGCTTGAAAACTTCGGTGTCGAGGTGACCCTGCTTCCGGTCGACAGCTGCGGTCGCATCGATCCGGAGTGTCTGCGACGAGCCTTGCGGCCCGAAACCAGGCTGGTTTCGGTCATGTTTGCCAATAACGAGATCGGTACCTTGCAGCCGGTGGCGGATATCGGACGAATATGCCGCGAAGCCGGAATCCTGTTCCATTGCGATGCGGCCCAGGCCGTTGGGCACGAACCGCTCGACGTCGAACAGTTGCACATCGATTTGCTGTCCTTTTGTGCCCATAAATTTTACGGGCCCAAGGGCATTGGCGGTCTGTATATCCGAGATACCGTGGCGACCGCTCACTGGCAACCGATTCTGTACGGCGGCGGTCAGGAGCAGGGACTGCGCCCGGGTACCCTCAATGTGCCGGCTATTGTCGGTATGGCGTCCGCTTTGCGTTTATGCATGACGGAGATGGACGAAAATCAACGGAATCTTCGGGAGGCGTCAGGGGAGCTTTTCGCCCGTCTTCAGCGCGCATTTCCGCAACTGCGCATGAATGGCGATGCGGAACACAAGCTGGCCCGCAATCTCAGCATAACCATTCCCGGGATCGAGGCCAGTGCCCTTATGCTGCTTCTCAAGGACACGTTATCCTTTTCCGCCGGCTCGGCCTGTTCCTCGTCCGATACAAAGCCGTCTCATGTCCTGAGGGCCATCGGATTGAGCGATGAGGAATGTTTTCAGACTATTCGGCTCGGCTTGAGGCCCGGCGTGGCGATCGATAAAATCGCCAGGTTGCTGCAGCGGGGCATCGCAGCGGCCCCGTCCTTTATTGATTGA
- a CDS encoding carbonic anhydrase — protein sequence MIEKNVVTDFCSEASEPVIDASTYVHPLAAVIGNVILGKNIMVSPTAVVRGDEGQPLHVGDDSNIQDGVVIHALETEMNGKPVAKNLYQVDGRSYGAYVGCRVSLAHQVQIHGPAVVLDDTFVGMKSLVFKSFVGKGCVIEPGSIVMGVTVADGRYVPAGSVIRTQEDADALPEIGADYPFRAMNPGVVHVNTALAKGYMVKQGN from the coding sequence GTTGTCACTGATTTTTGTAGCGAGGCATCGGAGCCTGTCATCGATGCCAGCACCTATGTTCACCCCTTGGCGGCAGTCATCGGGAATGTTATTCTGGGAAAAAATATCATGGTTTCGCCTACCGCCGTCGTGCGGGGCGACGAGGGACAGCCGCTTCATGTCGGCGACGATTCCAATATTCAGGACGGGGTGGTGATTCATGCCCTGGAGACGGAGATGAATGGCAAGCCGGTGGCCAAAAACCTTTATCAGGTTGATGGCCGGTCGTATGGGGCCTACGTCGGCTGCCGGGTTTCTCTCGCGCACCAGGTGCAGATCCATGGTCCGGCTGTGGTTCTGGACGATACTTTCGTGGGCATGAAGTCGCTGGTATTCAAATCTTTTGTCGGTAAGGGTTGTGTTATCGAACCGGGGTCCATCGTCATGGGCGTGACGGTAGCGGACGGGCGTTATGTGCCGGCCGGTTCCGTTATTCGTACCCAGGAAGATGCCGATGCCTTGCCGGAAATCGGTGCCGATTACCCTTTTCGGGCGATGAATCCGGGTGTTGTGCATGTTAACACGGCCCTGGCCAAGGGGTATATGGTCAAGCAGGGCAACTGA